One genomic segment of Flagellimonas marinaquae includes these proteins:
- a CDS encoding SusC/RagA family TonB-linked outer membrane protein: MLKNTIICMVVMLFALQTHAQQKTITGQVTDSSGQPLPGVSVLVVGTSTGTQTDFDGNYTIGVEQGSVLRFSYIGQKTIERTVGGSSTIDVQMEEDAQALEEVIVTAYGKSTKEAFTGSASIVGAEDLAIRNVTSPVAALEGKATGVQFTSAQGPGSSPGIVIRGVGTLNGDTDPLFIVDGVQYEGALNTINQEDIESFTILKDAASTSLYGSRAANGVVIITTKSGRKGGIQVNASMQYGLVSTAIPFYQELGPGQYYESMWQALKNSSAGGGDPSFASANIYNALGYNPFDVPNDQIVGTDGQLNPNANVIYNSLDWYDVLSRTGVRQNYNVNVSGGGDDHKVFFSASYLDEESFVVTSKFDRLTTRLNAEFDVNDNLTLGGSANIAITEATAPSSAGTNSIVNPFGFAKNIGSIYPVYVNDLQGNLVTDASGNLVFDSGEGYPEYNIGSRPVNQGRHALQELLLNDERTRNNTYGFRFFADLEILDGLSARVNYGRDINEGLNKEYENAVIGDAQPTGRYGETRSRRQVENFNQILTYVKSFGNHNFDITAGHESFDRTFTSNDGLSTVQAANGIYEFDNFSNIVNLGGSSTRKSIEGYFSRLNYNYDNKYYISGSVRRDGSSVFDRDARWGTFYSIGASWRIDQEKFLENSSWINRLKLRASYGEVGNDDLGDFFLSQPRFSITSNAANPAIIYTDIGNSDLQWETIENFDVAFEFALFDNFLEGSVEYYRKNSSDLLYLLPIAPSNGINEVPTNIGDMFNSGWEMALTAHVLNKNDFRWDISLQASTFKNEITSLPDPFIEGQQRWEEGRSLFDFYILRTAGVDPENGDQLFLQYELDEDGNSVPVLDENGEIATTNDWQATERAYTDDSSIPDLLGSISNTLSYKGFSLDVLVNYGVGGKFLDLGYAAMMHSGTYGRSLHPDILKAWRQPGDITDIPRMENGNPNIVRAASDRFLTDASFWALKNVNLGYTFDDKIADQLGLDQLRVSVSGENLYLKSERKGLNPQFNLEGTPSGNDFNPAKIISVGLNVTF; the protein is encoded by the coding sequence ATGTTAAAAAACACGATTATTTGTATGGTGGTGATGCTTTTTGCATTGCAGACCCATGCGCAGCAAAAAACGATAACGGGACAAGTGACCGATAGTTCAGGTCAACCCTTACCAGGTGTTTCGGTTCTAGTGGTCGGTACCTCTACTGGTACACAAACAGACTTCGATGGAAATTATACCATTGGAGTCGAACAAGGAAGCGTACTTCGTTTCAGTTACATCGGACAGAAAACAATTGAAAGGACGGTTGGGGGTTCAAGTACTATTGATGTGCAGATGGAGGAGGATGCCCAGGCCCTTGAGGAAGTAATCGTTACGGCCTATGGTAAGAGTACGAAGGAAGCTTTTACAGGTTCGGCCAGTATAGTAGGAGCGGAAGACTTGGCGATCAGAAATGTTACATCTCCCGTTGCGGCTTTGGAAGGAAAGGCCACAGGCGTTCAATTTACCTCCGCTCAAGGTCCAGGCTCATCTCCTGGTATCGTTATCCGTGGTGTGGGAACACTCAATGGTGATACCGATCCATTGTTCATCGTAGACGGAGTGCAGTATGAAGGTGCCCTGAATACGATAAATCAAGAAGATATAGAATCCTTTACTATTTTAAAGGACGCCGCTTCAACATCCCTATATGGTTCCCGTGCAGCCAATGGGGTGGTGATTATTACCACGAAGAGTGGTAGAAAAGGTGGGATTCAGGTAAATGCCTCGATGCAATATGGATTGGTTTCCACAGCAATTCCATTCTATCAGGAACTGGGCCCAGGGCAGTACTACGAATCCATGTGGCAGGCCTTAAAAAACTCAAGTGCTGGAGGGGGAGATCCGTCATTTGCCTCGGCAAACATATATAATGCTTTGGGGTATAACCCGTTTGATGTGCCTAATGATCAAATTGTTGGTACGGACGGTCAATTGAACCCCAATGCCAATGTCATTTACAACAGTCTTGACTGGTACGATGTATTGTCTAGAACTGGTGTAAGGCAGAATTACAATGTCAATGTCTCTGGAGGAGGGGATGATCATAAAGTGTTTTTTTCAGCTTCTTATTTGGATGAGGAAAGTTTTGTGGTTACATCAAAATTTGATCGCTTGACTACACGATTGAATGCTGAGTTTGATGTAAATGACAACCTTACCTTAGGGGGGAGCGCAAATATTGCGATTACTGAAGCTACTGCTCCCAGCTCAGCAGGTACCAACAGTATTGTAAACCCATTTGGATTTGCCAAGAATATCGGTTCAATATATCCAGTTTATGTAAATGACTTACAAGGAAACCTTGTAACTGACGCCTCTGGAAATCTAGTTTTTGATAGTGGAGAGGGTTATCCCGAGTACAATATTGGATCTAGACCCGTTAATCAGGGACGTCATGCCTTACAGGAGCTATTATTGAACGATGAACGCACTAGGAACAACACCTATGGGTTCCGGTTCTTTGCCGATCTGGAGATTTTGGATGGATTGAGCGCTAGGGTAAATTATGGCAGGGATATTAATGAAGGCCTGAATAAAGAATATGAGAACGCGGTAATAGGCGATGCCCAGCCCACAGGACGTTATGGTGAGACTAGATCCAGGAGACAGGTGGAAAACTTCAACCAAATTTTGACCTATGTCAAAAGTTTTGGTAATCATAATTTTGATATCACCGCTGGACACGAAAGCTTTGATCGCACATTTACAAGTAATGATGGATTGTCGACGGTACAAGCTGCCAATGGAATTTATGAATTTGACAACTTTTCCAATATTGTGAATTTGGGAGGTTCTTCTACAAGGAAAAGTATAGAAGGATACTTTTCCAGATTGAATTATAATTATGACAATAAATATTATATCAGTGGTTCGGTCAGACGTGACGGGTCTTCTGTATTTGACCGAGATGCTCGATGGGGAACCTTTTATTCCATAGGTGCCAGTTGGAGAATCGATCAGGAGAAATTCTTGGAAAACTCATCCTGGATCAATCGATTGAAATTAAGGGCTTCATATGGTGAAGTGGGTAATGATGACCTTGGTGATTTCTTCCTTTCTCAGCCAAGATTCTCCATTACTTCGAATGCAGCCAATCCTGCTATCATTTACACGGATATAGGTAACTCGGATTTGCAATGGGAAACCATTGAAAATTTCGACGTGGCATTTGAATTTGCTTTATTCGATAATTTTTTAGAAGGTTCCGTGGAATACTATAGGAAAAACTCCTCGGACCTGCTTTACTTACTTCCTATTGCTCCTAGTAACGGTATTAATGAAGTCCCTACCAATATTGGTGATATGTTTAATTCAGGATGGGAAATGGCTTTGACTGCCCATGTGCTCAATAAGAACGATTTTAGATGGGATATATCCTTACAGGCTTCAACATTTAAAAATGAGATCACCAGTTTGCCCGATCCGTTCATTGAAGGTCAGCAGCGATGGGAAGAGGGCCGATCATTATTTGATTTTTATATTTTAAGGACGGCAGGAGTCGATCCAGAGAACGGTGATCAATTGTTTTTACAATACGAGTTGGACGAAGACGGAAATAGCGTTCCAGTGTTGGATGAAAATGGCGAAATAGCCACAACCAATGACTGGCAAGCAACCGAACGGGCCTATACTGATGATAGTTCGATACCAGATTTGTTAGGGTCCATTTCCAATACCTTGAGCTACAAGGGTTTTTCATTGGATGTCTTGGTTAATTATGGTGTTGGCGGCAAGTTTCTTGACTTGGGATATGCAGCGATGATGCATAGTGGAACGTACGGAAGATCCCTACATCCGGATATTTTGAAGGCCTGGAGGCAGCCAGGGGATATTACCGATATACCCAGAATGGAAAACGGTAATCCAAATATTGTTAGGGCCGCGTCCGACCGTTTCTTGACAGACGCTTCTTTTTGGGCACTTAAGAACGTTAATCTTGGGTACACCTTTGATGACAAGATAGCAGACCAATTGGGGCTCGACCAATTAAGGGTTTCCGTATCAGGTGAAAACCTTTACTTAAAAAGCGAAAGAAAGGGATTGAATCCACAGTTCAATCTCGAAGGAACACCAAGTGGTAATGACTTTAATCCTGCTAAAATTATTTCAGTCGGATTGAATGTAACATTTTAA
- a CDS encoding alpha/beta fold hydrolase: protein MYIKGYLNILILAILICSCEKFELEQASETFFHVRIAGTELPVLVRGNTSAKKFIIYINGGPGATSLDVANADLFDWSNGLEENFAMVYYDQRGCGNAQGDFDEGTLTIAQYVKDLDAIITVLQEKYDRPDIYLMGASFGGYIGAKYLMTQDFESKISGWISVDGAYNFDFDLSWQYRRTFMLNIALEELEKGNMVNHWSDALEWAESNQVISTREQKNRLRDFIGWPGQIIIPEEIASISVRQYLRIGFASSYNAFPAFLSANLEIVNDRLNADAEGDNLIESVESITLPSLFIWGRYDDLIVPEEGKAVFDNFGTPDEYKFFELLPNSSHEPFISDPENFKALVVDFVNSH, encoded by the coding sequence ATGTACATAAAAGGATATTTGAACATTTTAATACTTGCCATATTGATTTGTTCATGTGAAAAGTTTGAACTGGAGCAGGCATCCGAGACCTTCTTTCATGTAAGAATTGCTGGTACTGAACTGCCTGTACTGGTAAGAGGCAATACTAGTGCCAAGAAATTTATTATTTATATCAATGGTGGCCCTGGTGCAACAAGTTTGGATGTTGCCAATGCGGATCTGTTCGATTGGTCCAATGGCTTAGAAGAAAATTTCGCTATGGTATATTATGATCAGCGCGGTTGTGGAAACGCCCAAGGTGATTTTGATGAGGGTACCTTGACCATTGCACAGTATGTTAAAGATCTTGATGCCATCATTACGGTATTGCAGGAGAAGTATGACCGACCGGATATCTATTTGATGGGCGCAAGTTTTGGTGGGTATATTGGGGCAAAATATTTGATGACACAGGATTTTGAGTCAAAAATTTCTGGATGGATTTCTGTCGATGGCGCCTATAATTTTGACTTCGACCTAAGCTGGCAATACCGGAGAACATTTATGTTGAACATTGCACTTGAAGAGCTGGAAAAGGGCAATATGGTCAATCATTGGTCCGATGCATTGGAGTGGGCTGAAAGCAATCAAGTGATCAGTACAAGGGAACAGAAGAATCGTTTAAGGGATTTTATTGGCTGGCCGGGCCAGATCATTATCCCCGAGGAAATAGCCAGTATTTCGGTCAGGCAGTACTTGCGCATCGGTTTTGCATCGTCTTACAATGCTTTCCCTGCATTTTTATCTGCCAACCTTGAAATTGTAAATGATAGATTGAATGCCGATGCAGAAGGAGACAATCTGATTGAATCGGTTGAAAGTATCACATTGCCCTCTCTATTCATATGGGGTAGATATGATGATCTGATCGTTCCAGAGGAAGGCAAGGCGGTGTTTGATAATTTTGGCACTCCTGATGAATATAAGTTTTTTGAGTTGCTTCCGAATTCAAGTCATGAACCATTTATCAGTGATCCCGAAAACTTCAAGGCGCTTGTTGTGGATTTTGTTAACTCACATTGA
- a CDS encoding RNA polymerase sigma factor, which produces MDASIQFTHKDLVEGSKQGDGNSQKQLFNLYVDAMYNTAYRMMGNKEDAEDIVQEGFMDAFRYLSSFKYESSFGAWLKRIVINKCINRLKVNKIEWEPFTANTYQYAQEEPYVDDVPDVNKVMIGIGMLPIGYKQIISLYLIEGYDHQEISEILGVAISTSKSQYHRAKKKLIKILKEL; this is translated from the coding sequence ATGGACGCTAGTATCCAATTTACTCATAAAGATCTTGTTGAAGGTTCTAAACAAGGTGATGGGAACTCACAAAAACAATTGTTCAATCTTTATGTGGATGCCATGTACAACACTGCATATAGAATGATGGGAAACAAAGAGGACGCAGAAGATATTGTACAAGAAGGTTTTATGGATGCCTTTAGATATCTATCCTCGTTTAAATATGAGAGCAGTTTTGGTGCATGGTTGAAACGTATAGTTATCAATAAGTGTATCAATCGGCTAAAGGTCAATAAAATTGAATGGGAGCCATTTACTGCAAACACTTATCAATATGCCCAAGAGGAACCATATGTCGATGATGTGCCCGATGTTAACAAGGTAATGATAGGAATTGGGATGTTGCCCATTGGATACAAACAGATTATCTCACTTTACCTTATCGAAGGCTATGATCATCAAGAGATTAGTGAAATTCTAGGTGTCGCCATATCAACGTCTAAATCCCAATACCACCGCGCAAAGAAAAAGCTGATTAAAATCTTAAAGGAACTCTAA
- a CDS encoding LytR/AlgR family response regulator transcription factor — protein MNRYSVVVVDDEGPSLRRVVNMINEHPLLKLLGTSMSKKEAINTIVEVKPDILLIDIQLKDGDAFDVIRAIQGHFFGSIIFITAYDHFALKAYEVGAMDYLLKPFDSERFNKALSKATNMDEKRYGQVLDSLQSSKYDKSEILVIPEGVKQYFIKRETIHYIYSEGYYANFIMDGEKKVLRISLKKLEKVLPKNFIRINKSTILNYGRIREIVNNISVTKVIMNDGNEFHVSESYKSAFDETFRQFIK, from the coding sequence ATGAACAGATATTCAGTTGTTGTTGTTGATGATGAGGGGCCCTCTTTGAGAAGAGTGGTCAATATGATAAACGAACACCCTTTGTTAAAGCTATTGGGCACCTCTATGAGTAAGAAAGAGGCAATTAATACCATTGTCGAAGTCAAACCGGATATACTATTGATCGATATCCAGCTAAAGGATGGGGATGCCTTTGATGTGATAAGGGCCATCCAAGGGCATTTTTTTGGCAGCATCATTTTTATAACTGCATACGATCATTTTGCTCTCAAGGCATATGAGGTCGGTGCGATGGATTATCTTTTGAAGCCCTTTGATTCAGAACGCTTCAACAAGGCACTTTCCAAGGCTACCAACATGGATGAGAAAAGATATGGTCAAGTGTTGGATTCCTTGCAAAGTAGCAAGTATGATAAATCAGAGATCTTGGTCATTCCAGAAGGAGTAAAACAATATTTTATCAAACGTGAAACGATTCATTATATCTATTCCGAGGGATATTATGCCAACTTCATTATGGATGGGGAAAAAAAAGTACTGCGCATTTCCTTAAAAAAATTAGAGAAGGTGTTGCCTAAAAATTTCATACGAATCAATAAATCTACTATCCTCAACTATGGGCGGATAAGGGAAATTGTCAATAATATCAGTGTGACCAAGGTCATTATGAACGATGGGAACGAGTTTCATGTCTCGGAAAGTTATAAATCCGCCTTTGATGAAACCTTTCGCCAGTTCATAAAATAG